One region of Limnospira fusiformis SAG 85.79 genomic DNA includes:
- a CDS encoding carbohydrate kinase family protein yields the protein MNHSRVICLGEILFDCLADEPNQSWGEVKSWTAHPGGAPANVACALVKLGTSAGFIGAVGSDEGGDRLLGFLQLVGVDTTGIQRHPSAPTRRVYVLRSGTGEREFAGFGNLNTIDFADAYLQAEAIPESLFVNADFLVLGTLELAYQETRHAISRALKLADRYNLKILVDINWRSNFWPDPEAAKPLIMDLLKQVDFVKLSESESIWLFDTTDPGTINYRLDSVEGVLVTKGDRGCSYCLGDHEGYFPGFSVPVQDTTGAGDGFVAGFIHQVLQLGIPSLHNPETARAIVTYASAVGALVTTELGAIAAQPTAAQVEEFLKQQP from the coding sequence ATGAATCATTCTCGCGTTATTTGCCTCGGTGAAATTTTATTTGATTGCTTGGCAGACGAGCCTAACCAGTCCTGGGGAGAAGTTAAGTCTTGGACGGCTCACCCGGGAGGGGCTCCGGCTAATGTCGCTTGTGCTTTGGTGAAATTGGGAACCTCTGCCGGGTTTATTGGGGCGGTGGGTTCTGATGAAGGCGGCGATCGCCTCCTGGGGTTTCTTCAATTGGTCGGGGTTGATACTACAGGCATTCAAAGACACCCATCAGCACCCACCCGACGGGTTTATGTGTTGCGTTCAGGCACTGGTGAGCGAGAGTTTGCCGGATTTGGGAATCTCAATACTATCGATTTCGCTGATGCCTATTTGCAAGCCGAAGCCATACCAGAGTCTTTGTTTGTAAATGCTGACTTTTTGGTGTTGGGTACATTGGAACTCGCCTACCAGGAAACCCGCCATGCTATTAGTCGTGCTTTGAAGTTAGCCGATCGCTATAATCTCAAGATTTTAGTAGATATTAACTGGCGATCGAATTTTTGGCCAGACCCGGAAGCAGCCAAACCCCTAATTATGGATTTGCTCAAACAGGTTGATTTTGTCAAATTATCAGAGTCTGAAAGTATCTGGCTATTTGATACTACTGATCCTGGTACCATTAACTATCGCCTAGACTCCGTGGAGGGGGTCTTAGTTACTAAAGGCGATCGCGGCTGTTCTTACTGTCTCGGAGATCATGAGGGTTATTTTCCCGGATTTTCTGTCCCAGTTCAAGATACCACTGGCGCAGGTGATGGCTTTGTGGCTGGCTTTATTCACCAAGTTTTGCAGTTGGGTATCCCTAGCCTCCATAACCCCGAAACCGCTAGGGCGATCGTTACCTATGCTAGTGCAGTGGGAGCCTTGGTTACTACTGAATTAGGAGCGATCGCTGCCCAACCCACCGCCGCCCAAGTTGAGGAATTTCTAAAACAGCAGCCATAG